The genomic region ATGATCTTGGATTACAAATAAATCAAATCTTAGATTTGATATCCGATAATCACATAAAAAAAAGAAAAAAATCTGTTATTAATGATTTCGAAAATTCAGAAAAAAAAAATTCTATAAATCATATATTACATATTGGACAAAAAGTTTTGGTTCAAATTTCTAAAGAACCTATTTCTAATAAAGGACCAAAACTTACTACAAAAATTTGTATTCCAGGTAGAAACTTAATACTTATTCCTTTTTCGGAAAAAATTTCTATTTCTAAGAAAATAAAAAATATAAAAGAAAGAAATAGATTAATTTCTTACATAAAAAAAATAATACCTAATAAATTTGGAATTATTATTCGTACAGCTGCTAATAATGAAGTAGAAAAAGTTCTGAATGATGAACTATTTTTTTTAATAAAAAAATGGAAAAAAACATTAAATAATTTGATAAAACTTTTACCCCCAGTTCGGGTATTAAATGAAAAAAGTAAAATTTTTTGTTTATTAAGAGATATATTCAATGACGATTTTAAATTTATTTGCTGCAACAATTATTTTCTTTTTCAAGAAATTCATTCATATTTATCTTCAATTTATCCAGAAAAAACAAACATAATTAAATATTACAAAGAAAACATTCCCATATTTGAAAAATATGGAATAGAAAAACAAATACAAGTTTTTTTAGGTAAAAATGTACCTCTTGAAAATGGAGCTTATCTTATTATAGAACATACTGAAGCCTTACATGTTATAGATGTTAATAGTGGCATGAGCAATTATATGATGAAAAATTGTACAAAATCAGAAAGAATTGATAATATATTGAAAATAAATTTATTAGCAGCAACAGAAATAGCAAGACAATTGAGATTAAGAGATATGGGGGGTATCATTGTCGTGGATTTCATAGATATGTCTGATTACAAACAAAAAAAAAAATTATATGAACACTTAAAGGAAAAAATGAAACATGATAGAGCAAGACACCAAATTTTACCTCCTAATCAGTTTGGATTAGTTCAATTTACCCGCCATAGGGTAAGACCTGAATTGAAAAAAATAAATATAAATAATAAACAACATAAAAATGCTCCTGATAATTATGTTTATCACTTGGAATTTGTTATAGAAACTATTATAAAAAACAAGAATCATAAAGGAATACAATTACATATTCATTCTTTTGTTTCTGCTTTTTTAAAACAAGGATTTCCTTCTATTCAACAAAAATGGTTTTTAAAATATAAAAAATGGATTAAAATAATTCCAAGAGATTCATTTGGATATACAGAATATAAAATTATAAATAAAAATCATGAAATCGTATCATCTTCTTTTTACTTTCATTAAAATAAATTATAACTTTCGATTAAGTGGGCGTGGTGGAACCGGAAGACACGTCAGAATTAGGATCTGATGCTTATTAGGCGTAAGGGTTCGAATCCCTTCGCCCGCACTAATTTTTTATATTTCTTTTTTTATATCCTATATAAATTTGTCTAGGCCTACCTATGGGATCTCTGTTAAGTTTCATTTCTTTCCAATGAGCCATCCATCCTGGTAATCTACCTAAAGCAAACATGACAGTAAACATATCTTTAGGAATGCCTATCGCTTGATAAATAATTCCAGAATAAAAATCAATATTAGGGTAAAGTTTTTTTTCTACAAAATAAGAATCCTGAAGAGCACTTTCTTCAATATTTTTTGCTAATTCTAATATTGGATCAGAAATTCCTAATTCTTGAATCACATTTTCGGCAACTTTTTTAGCTATTTGAGCTCTAGGATCAAAATTTTTATAAATTCTATGTCCAAATCCCATAAGTCGAAATGGATCTTTTTTGTTTTTTGCTTTTTCTATCCACTTTTTGATATTTCCTCCACTTTGTAAAATGGCTTCTAACATTTCAATAACAGCTTGATTTGCTCCTCCATGTAATTTTCCCCAAAGAGCACTCATTCCTGCAGATATAGATGAAAATAATCCAGCATGAGCAGAGCATAATAAACGAACGGTAGTGGTAGAGCAATTTTGTTCATGATCCGCATGTAATATTAAAATTTTATTTAAAGTATCTGCGATAATAGGATTTTGTTCATAAGATTGATTAGGTCTAGAAAAAAACATTTTTAATAAATTAGACGTATAATCAAGATTATGATCTGCATGACTAGGAGGTAGACCTACTTTTTTTCTATAAGTTAAAGCCGCTAATATAGGTAATTTAGCTAATAAATGAAGATACATATCTTCTTCTTGTAAAGAATTTATAAATGCATCTAAAATATAGGTTAAAGAAGATAAAATTCCCATTGGATGATAGAAATTAGGAATATTATCAAGCATTTGTATTATTTCCTTATGAATATGATTAAATTTTTTTATTTTTTCAGAAAAATATTTTAATTGTGCAGTATTAGGAAGTTCTCCAATTAAAAGAAGATGACACGTTTCTAGAAATGAACATTTATTAATAATTTGTTCAATAGGATACCCTCTATACAAAAGTATTCCTTTTTCTCCATCTATAAAACTAATAGAACTTTTAGTGATTCCTGTATTTTTAAATCCTGGATCAAATGTAACAAAACCTGTATTTTCTCTTAATTGAGAAATATTAATAGCTTTATCATAAAAAGTTCCATGAATTACAGGAAGTTTGTAATGATATCCATTGATATTAAAATTAACGACACTGCACATAATAATAAATTTTAAATATATATAATATAAATATAAAATGTTATTCTAATGTAAGTTTTATATTTCATAAATCATTTCATCGAATGAAATCAGAGTATTAAATCCCTTTTTAGAAAAATAATTTTTCATTCCTTTTCTAAAACTTATAAGAACAAAATCTCCACCCCAAGCTCCCAGACTTTTTACGATTCCTAGATAATCTGGAAAATATATTTCCTTAATAGTAGGAATATTTAGCATTTTTGATGTTATTTTCTCATGTTTAAACAATAGCTCTTCAAATTCTTTTAATGTTTTACAAAAAGGAATTTTATGAGTTATAGAAGTGATGGACTCAATATTTTTATTAGAAATACTAGATATATTAGTACGAAAATATTGTATTTCATCACAAGTATTTTGTTTTTTATTGAGATGTAGAAAAAAAAGTTGATTTTTAAATGGAGGATTAAATTTTATGGGAAAAATATGAGGTTTATAATTACATAATTTGTAAATTATCGGTTTTGAAATGCTAACACAAGCTATATCATATCCACTACCAGGAAAATGATTTCCTAATAACATATAAGGGTCGACTTTAGACCATTTTGCTATATTATTAATTAAAGTAGAACTACTTCCTAACCCCCAATTTCTAGGAAATTCTAATTTTGTTTTAACAAATACCCCTTCTTTAGAAAGAAAATTTGTTTGATTTTTTTTAGACTTTAATAATAAATCCCTTAATTTAAGAGCTATATTTTTGTTTGTTTCATAGCAAATATCTAAAGAAGGAAGTTGAAATATTCCTTCAAACCATAGTTGATTAATTTCATCATAACTTTTCCAATGTAAAACAGAAGATAAATTATGTCCAAAAATAGTTAATGATTGTCCTTTAATTGTAGGTAGAGCTAATCCATCAGCTCCACACAAAATAAAATATTCTCCTGTCAATAATAATTTTCCATGACTATAAAAAAAATGTTTTTGTCTATCTCGATGCATTATGGATCTATATTTTTAGGTAAAATTTCTTGAAATTTTTTTAATTAAACCTTGTAAAATATTTCCTGGTCCTATTTCTGTAAATGAAATAGCTCCATGAGCTATCATATTTTTTATAGATTGTTTCCATTTCACTGGAGTTGTCAGTTGTTTTACAAGATTTTTCTTAATATCATAAGATTTTGTGACAGGAAGAGCTGTCACATTTTGATATATTGGATATTTAGAATCTTGAAAATAAATCTTATTTATAAATTTTTTAAATTTTTTTCGGGCTGGTTCCATAATGGGAGAATGAAAAGCTCCATGAACAGGAAGAACAAGTATTTTTTTAGCTCCTATTTTTTTTAGAATTAAACAAACTCTTTTCAAAGCTTGAATTTCTCCAGAAATTACTAATTGTTCAGGACTATTATAATTAGATGGAACTATAATCCCCTCATCTTGTTTGCAAACGTCTTCTATAAGAGAATCTTTTAAACCAAATACTACAGCCATTCCCCCATGGGTAGATTCACAAACATTTTGCATAATTGAAGCTCTTTGATTTACTAATTTTAATCCATCTTCAAAAGAAAAAACATTAATTGCAGCTAAAGCAGAAAATTCTCCAAGAGAATGTCCAGCTACCATATCCGGTTTAAAATCATTTGATGTTTTTGTTTTTATAACTGAATAAATATAAATTGCCAATTGTGTATATTTTGTTTTTTTCAAAGTATCCATGGATCCTTCAAACATAATAGATGTCATTTTAAAGCCTAGAATTTCGTCAGATAATCGAAATAATTCTTTTGCTAAATGAGATTTTTTGTATAAATCTTTTCCCATTCCTATAAATTGAGATCCTTGACCAGGAAATAGATATGCTTTCATAAAATATTTTGATTAAAAAATTAAAAATTAATTATTACATGAAAATTACTGATACTCATACCCATTTATACATGAAAGAATTTGATGAAGATATTCATTCTGTAATACAAAATGCTTTTCATAAAGGAATCAATAGGTTTTTACTTCCTTCTATAAATAGTTCAACGATCCCTAATATATTAAAATTAGAAAAAAAATATCCTAATATATGTTTTCCCATGATCGGATTACATCCCAATAAAGTGGATCCATCCAATTTAGAAGAAGAATTGCAAAACATTAAAACATGGTTATATAAACACTCTTTCATTTCTATAGGAGAAATAGGAATGGATCTACATTCAGAAAAAAAATTTATTCCTGAACAGGAGTATGCCTTTCAAATTCAAATACAGTGGGCTAAACGAAACAATTTACCTATAGTAATTCATTGTAGAAAAGCTTTTAATCAAGTTTTCCATATCTTATCAAAAGAAAAAAATTCTTCTCTTAAAGGAGTTTTTCATTGTTTTTCTGGAACTTTAGAACAAGCTAAAAAAATTATTAATTTTGGAATTAAACTAGGAATTGGAGGTATGATTACTTTTAAAAATAATCATATTAGTCAATTTTTACATAAAATATGTTTAAATCATATAGTATTAGAAACTGATGCACCTTATCTTTCTCCACATCCTTTAAGAGGAATAAGAAATGAGCCAAAAAATTTAAGAATAATTTTAAAAAAATTATCACAAATTTATTCTATATCAGAAGAAAAAATATCCGATATTATTCATTTAAATGTAGAAGAATTATTTTTTTGATATATAAAATGATTCATACCATTTTGGATGGATCTACTAATGTTTCAAATTCATCATCTGTTAAAAATCCCAATCGAATTGCTTCTTCTTTTAATGTACTATTATTTTTATAAGCATATTTTGCAATTTTTGCCGATTTTTCGTATCCAATATGGGGATTAAGTGCTGTAACTAACATTAAAGATTTATCCAAAAATTCTTGAATTCTTTGATAATTTGGTTTTATTCCTGCTACACAAAAAGAAGAAAAAGAAATACAAGCATCTGCAATGAGTTGAGTTGTTTGTAAAAAATTATATGCCATTAATGGTTTAGCTACATTCAATTCATAATTACCTGAATATCCAGCCATAGAAATTGTCATATCATTTCCTATAACTTGAGTGCAAACCATAATAATAGCTTCACATTGGGTTGGATTTATTTTTCCAGGCATTATAGAAGATCCAGGTTCATTTTCAGGAATATGAATTTCTCCAATTCCTGAACGTGGACCAGAAGCCAAAAAACGAATATCATTGGATATTTTCATTAACGAAACAGCAATTTGTTTAAGAGCACTATGAGATTCCACTATGGCATCATGAGATGATATAGCTTCAAATTTATTTTTTGCTACTTGAAAAGGAAAACCAGTATATTTACATATGTATTCGGTTACTTTTACATCATATCCTTTAGGAGCGTTTAATCCTGTTCCTACAGCTGTTCCTCCTATAGCTAATTCAGAAAGATGATCTAAAGTTTTTATTATTGAATTTAATCCATGATCTATTTGAGAAGCATATCCTGAAAATTCTTGTCCTAGCGTAATAGGAGTCGCATCCATAAGATGGGTTCTTCCTATTTTAATTACATTATGAAATAATTTGGATTTTTTTTCCAAATCTTTTTTTAATTTTTGGATAGAAGGAATGGTTTTTCTGACCAATTCTTGATAAGAGGCTATATGCATTGCGGTTGAAAAAGTATCGTTGGATGATTGAGACATATTTACATCATCATTAGGATGAATAAAACATTTAGAGTATCCTAATCTTCCCCCCATTAATACATGAGCTCTATTCGAAATTACCTCATTGATATTCATGTTTGTATGAGTTCCTGAACCTGTTTGCCATATAACTAAAGGAAATTGGTTATTTAATTTTCCTTCTATAATTTCATCACAAACTAAGGATATCATATCTTTCTTTTCTTCAGATAAAAGACCTAATTCAAAATTCACATGAGCGGCAGCTTTTTTTAAAAAACCAAATGCATGAATAATTTCTATAGGCATAGAAGCTTCTGGTCCGATTTTAAAATTATTTCGAGATCTTTCTGTTTGAGCTCCCCAATATTTATTATTAGGAACTTGAACCTCTCCCAAAATATCTTTTTCTATTCTATATGTCATTTTTCTATTTTTACGAAATTATAATATTATATTTATGAAAATTGTATTCATGATTATTAAATTTATAGGATTTTTGTTTTTCTTACTCATAACTATATCTGGTTTTTGGTGTATATTTTTTTTATTTTTTTTTAGTATTTATTGGATTATGTATTGGATTATGAGTAATATATTGATTCATATAAAAAAATATGGAAAAAAGAAAAAAATACAAAATATTTAAAAATAAATACTTTTGGATCAGTATTTCTTTTTTGATATGGATATCTTTTTTTGACTCTAATTCTTTAATTTTACACTATAAATTTAAAAAAAGTATTCAGGAAATGACAGATAATAGAGATTTTTTGAAAAAAAAAATTTTATTAGAAGATACCCAATTAAAAAAATTAACTACAGATTCTAAATATATTGAAAAATTGGCAAGAGAAAAATTTTATATGAAAAAAGAAGATGAAGATTTGTTTATTGTATCTCGAAATAATCGAAACAATAATTTAACGCCCCATATATATGAGTAAAATACTTAAGTCCGAAGGAGATATTCCACTAATTCTTGAAGCTTGAGCTAATGATATTGGACGGTAATAATCTAATTTTTCTCTTGCTTCTGAAGAAAGAGATTTGATTAATTTGTAATCAAAATTATTTGGAATTTTAAGATTTTCTAATTTCAATAATTTTTTGGCATTTTCTTTTTCTCTATCTATATACCCTTTATATTTGATTCTAATTGATACTTGTTCTAATATTTCCTCTGAAAAATTATTTTTTTTGATTTCATCTATTAAAAGTGGAATCACATCTTCAATCTCAATTTCAGAACGAGATAAAATAGTTTCTATTTTTTTTTTATGATATATTGGAGGAGATTTTTTAGAATATAAAATAGGATTTATAATTTGGGGATCAAAATTTTTATTTTGAAACAAATACATACATTTCTTTATTTTATATTTTTTTCTATCTAACAGAATCATTTTATCTTCTGAAATTAAACCTATATTATAACCCATAGGGGTTAATCTATCATCAGCGTTGTCTTGTCGCAATAACATCCTATATTCCGCTCTTGAAGTGAACATTCTATAAGGTTCTTTTGTCCCTTTCGTAATCAAATCATCGATTAAAACTCCAATATAAGCCTGATTTCTTTTAAGAATAAAAGGTTCTTTTTCATGAATCTTTAAATGAACATTAATTCCTGCCATTAATCCTTGTGCAGCTGCTTCTTCATATCCAGTAGTTCCATTAATTTGTCCAGCAAAAAAAAGATTTTCTATAATTTTACTTTCCAAAGTCATCTTTAATTGTTCTGGAGGAAAATAATCATATTCAATAGCATATCCAGGTTTTAATATTTGTACTTTTTCAAATCCTGAAATTTTTTTTAAAGATTGATATTGTATTTCTTCTGGAAAAGAGGTTGAAAAACCATTAACATATACTTCTACAGTATCCCATCCTTCTGGTTCAACAAAAATCGTATGTTCTTTTTTATCCGAAAATCGGAAAACTTTATCTTCTATGGAAGGACAATATCTAGGACTAACTCCTTGAATAGATCCAGTAAAAACTGGAGAATAACTGAAATTATTACGTATAAAATCATGTACTTTTTGATTGGTATAAGTTATATGACATTTGATTTGTTTTTTTAATTTTTTTGTATGATGAAAAAAAGAAAATTTTTTTGGGTTGATATCTCCATTTTGAGGTTTCATTCTATCATAATTTAAAGAACGTCCATCCACTCTGGGAGATGTTCCGGTTTTCATTCTTCCAAACTTTAAT from Blattabacterium cuenoti harbors:
- a CDS encoding Rne/Rng family ribonuclease, producing MNKELIINAEEQEVKIALLEEGKLLELHRDVFDKKFSVGDVYLGIVKRILYALNAAIIDIGHSKGAFLHYDDLGLQINQILDLISDNHIKKRKKSVINDFENSEKKNSINHILHIGQKVLVQISKEPISNKGPKLTTKICIPGRNLILIPFSEKISISKKIKNIKERNRLISYIKKIIPNKFGIIIRTAANNEVEKVLNDELFFLIKKWKKTLNNLIKLLPPVRVLNEKSKIFCLLRDIFNDDFKFICCNNYFLFQEIHSYLSSIYPEKTNIIKYYKENIPIFEKYGIEKQIQVFLGKNVPLENGAYLIIEHTEALHVIDVNSGMSNYMMKNCTKSERIDNILKINLLAATEIARQLRLRDMGGIIVVDFIDMSDYKQKKKLYEHLKEKMKHDRARHQILPPNQFGLVQFTRHRVRPELKKININNKQHKNAPDNYVYHLEFVIETIIKNKNHKGIQLHIHSFVSAFLKQGFPSIQQKWFLKYKKWIKIIPRDSFGYTEYKIINKNHEIVSSSFYFH
- a CDS encoding FtsB family cell division protein, whose translation is MEKRKKYKIFKNKYFWISISFLIWISFFDSNSLILHYKFKKSIQEMTDNRDFLKKKILLEDTQLKKLTTDSKYIEKLAREKFYMKKEDEDLFIVSRNNRNNNLTPHIYE
- a CDS encoding GYDIA family GHMP kinase, encoding MHRDRQKHFFYSHGKLLLTGEYFILCGADGLALPTIKGQSLTIFGHNLSSVLHWKSYDEINQLWFEGIFQLPSLDICYETNKNIALKLRDLLLKSKKNQTNFLSKEGVFVKTKLEFPRNWGLGSSSTLINNIAKWSKVDPYMLLGNHFPGSGYDIACVSISKPIIYKLCNYKPHIFPIKFNPPFKNQLFFLHLNKKQNTCDEIQYFRTNISSISNKNIESITSITHKIPFCKTLKEFEELLFKHEKITSKMLNIPTIKEIYFPDYLGIVKSLGAWGGDFVLISFRKGMKNYFSKKGFNTLISFDEMIYEI
- the fabD gene encoding ACP S-malonyltransferase is translated as MKAYLFPGQGSQFIGMGKDLYKKSHLAKELFRLSDEILGFKMTSIMFEGSMDTLKKTKYTQLAIYIYSVIKTKTSNDFKPDMVAGHSLGEFSALAAINVFSFEDGLKLVNQRASIMQNVCESTHGGMAVVFGLKDSLIEDVCKQDEGIIVPSNYNSPEQLVISGEIQALKRVCLILKKIGAKKILVLPVHGAFHSPIMEPARKKFKKFINKIYFQDSKYPIYQNVTALPVTKSYDIKKNLVKQLTTPVKWKQSIKNMIAHGAISFTEIGPGNILQGLIKKISRNFT
- a CDS encoding TatD family hydrolase, with product MKITDTHTHLYMKEFDEDIHSVIQNAFHKGINRFLLPSINSSTIPNILKLEKKYPNICFPMIGLHPNKVDPSNLEEELQNIKTWLYKHSFISIGEIGMDLHSEKKFIPEQEYAFQIQIQWAKRNNLPIVIHCRKAFNQVFHILSKEKNSSLKGVFHCFSGTLEQAKKIINFGIKLGIGGMITFKNNHISQFLHKICLNHIVLETDAPYLSPHPLRGIRNEPKNLRIILKKLSQIYSISEEKISDIIHLNVEELFF
- the fumC gene encoding class II fumarate hydratase, giving the protein MTYRIEKDILGEVQVPNNKYWGAQTERSRNNFKIGPEASMPIEIIHAFGFLKKAAAHVNFELGLLSEEKKDMISLVCDEIIEGKLNNQFPLVIWQTGSGTHTNMNINEVISNRAHVLMGGRLGYSKCFIHPNDDVNMSQSSNDTFSTAMHIASYQELVRKTIPSIQKLKKDLEKKSKLFHNVIKIGRTHLMDATPITLGQEFSGYASQIDHGLNSIIKTLDHLSELAIGGTAVGTGLNAPKGYDVKVTEYICKYTGFPFQVAKNKFEAISSHDAIVESHSALKQIAVSLMKISNDIRFLASGPRSGIGEIHIPENEPGSSIMPGKINPTQCEAIIMVCTQVIGNDMTISMAGYSGNYELNVAKPLMAYNFLQTTQLIADACISFSSFCVAGIKPNYQRIQEFLDKSLMLVTALNPHIGYEKSAKIAKYAYKNNSTLKEEAIRLGFLTDDEFETLVDPSKMV
- a CDS encoding citrate synthase; its protein translation is MCSVVNFNINGYHYKLPVIHGTFYDKAINISQLRENTGFVTFDPGFKNTGITKSSISFIDGEKGILLYRGYPIEQIINKCSFLETCHLLLIGELPNTAQLKYFSEKIKKFNHIHKEIIQMLDNIPNFYHPMGILSSLTYILDAFINSLQEEDMYLHLLAKLPILAALTYRKKVGLPPSHADHNLDYTSNLLKMFFSRPNQSYEQNPIIADTLNKILILHADHEQNCSTTTVRLLCSAHAGLFSSISAGMSALWGKLHGGANQAVIEMLEAILQSGGNIKKWIEKAKNKKDPFRLMGFGHRIYKNFDPRAQIAKKVAENVIQELGISDPILELAKNIEESALQDSYFVEKKLYPNIDFYSGIIYQAIGIPKDMFTVMFALGRLPGWMAHWKEMKLNRDPIGRPRQIYIGYKKRNIKN
- the mnmG gene encoding tRNA uridine-5-carboxymethylaminomethyl(34) synthesis enzyme MnmG — translated: MFPYTIYDVIVVGGGHAGIEAASASSNMGSKTLLITTNLQTIGQMSCNPAIGGIAKGQIIREIDALGGYTGIVTDSSTIQFRMLNKSKGPAMWSPRAQCDRRLFSYYWRSFLEKNNKLDLYQDTVTSLIVEQYKIKGVQTFFGLKIKGKSVILTNGTFLNGKIHIGKKKINGGRIAEQEVRGITEQLTQSFGLKFGRMKTGTSPRVDGRSLNYDRMKPQNGDINPKKFSFFHHTKKLKKQIKCHITYTNQKVHDFIRNNFSYSPVFTGSIQGVSPRYCPSIEDKVFRFSDKKEHTIFVEPEGWDTVEVYVNGFSTSFPEEIQYQSLKKISGFEKVQILKPGYAIEYDYFPPEQLKMTLESKIIENLFFAGQINGTTGYEEAAAQGLMAGINVHLKIHEKEPFILKRNQAYIGVLIDDLITKGTKEPYRMFTSRAEYRMLLRQDNADDRLTPMGYNIGLISEDKMILLDRKKYKIKKCMYLFQNKNFDPQIINPILYSKKSPPIYHKKKIETILSRSEIEIEDVIPLLIDEIKKNNFSEEILEQVSIRIKYKGYIDREKENAKKLLKLENLKIPNNFDYKLIKSLSSEAREKLDYYRPISLAQASRISGISPSDLSILLIYMGR